AGACCGGACGCGTTGCTTATGCGCTTAAACAGAGTTCCCGTTTTGGTATTCACACTAGCGATCAGAAGGTCGATTTTGCCCAGGTAATGAGTTACGTCCAACAAGTTATCTCTCAGATAGAACCCCAAGACTCTCCTACTAGATTTACCAGTTTAGGAGTAGAGGTAATTTTTGGTTCGGGGGAATTTAGCGATTCGAACACATTTGTAGTCAATGACAGAAAACTTAAAGCCAGGGCTTTTGTTATCGCTACAGGATCCCGTCCCGCTATTCCCGCTATTGCTGGACTTTCCGAGGCGGGTTATCTTACTAATGAACAGATATTTTCCCTAAGTCAACTTCCTCCATCTCTAGCAGTTATCGGTGGAGGACCAATCGGCTGTGAATTGGGACAAACTTTATATCGCTTGGGTAGCAAAGTTACTATTATTCACTCTCAATCTCAGATTTTACCAAGAGAAGATCCAGAAGCGGCAGAGATATTAGAACGACAATTTAGACAAGAAGGTATTAATATTCTCAAAAATACTCAAATAGAGCGAGTGGAATTGGTCGAAGGACAAAAAAGGTTGCACACAAAATCAAGCACGATTGACGTCGCTGAAATTTTAGTAGCTACAGGAAGAAGTCCTAATTTAGAGTCCTTGAATCTAAATGCAGCTAGAGTAGCATTCGACGCTAAGGGTATTCAAGTTAATCAGAAATTGCAAACCACTAATCCCAAAATCTATGCTTGTGGTGACGTAATTGGCGGGTAT
The genomic region above belongs to Gloeocapsa sp. PCC 73106 and contains:
- a CDS encoding NAD(P)/FAD-dependent oxidoreductase, whose amino-acid sequence is MNLDYDLVVIGGGSGGLVVASASAQLKAKVALVEKDRLGGDCLWYGCVPSKALIQTGRVAYALKQSSRFGIHTSDQKVDFAQVMSYVQQVISQIEPQDSPTRFTSLGVEVIFGSGEFSDSNTFVVNDRKLKARAFVIATGSRPAIPAIAGLSEAGYLTNEQIFSLSQLPPSLAVIGGGPIGCELGQTLYRLGSKVTIIHSQSQILPREDPEAAEILERQFRQEGINILKNTQIERVELVEGQKRLHTKSSTIDVAEILVATGRSPNLESLNLNAARVAFDAKGIQVNQKLQTTNPKIYACGDVIGGYQFTHVASHEATVVIKNALFFPVNKIDYRVIPWATFTDPEIARVGLTETEARQRYGQDIYVLKHAFTDVDRAQTEGATLGFCKIITRSNGKILGAQLVGTSAGELISEIVLAMSKGLKVADLTGIHIYPTLGEVNSKAALSFTKQKYARNLRLQGYLRQFFNWRRRLG